Proteins co-encoded in one Coriobacterium glomerans PW2 genomic window:
- a CDS encoding PTS ascorbate transporter subunit IIC, translating into MDALLAIWSWFADNILTQPAYFIGCIVVVGYALLKKPIYDIIAGFIKAVIGYQILLVGSGGLVSAFRPVLVGLKARFNLSAMVIDPYFGQNAVQAGMEDPHGPAFIAGHTFSSVMFLLLFAFVLNIILVALKRYTKCRALFTTGHVQVQQATTAFWLVLFCFPQLNDVTVLAVMTVLLGVYWAVGANLCIGPTQDLTDGAGLTIAHQQMFGVYVSSRIAAWMGTRSKKRLRRIEDIQMPGFLKIFNENLVSTAILMTVFFGAILVVLGKPFLVEQHFMTENQDFLMYILTTSFSFAVYLSILQLGVRTFVTELTNSFHGISSKLLKGSVPGVDCAVTYGFGSPNAVTVGFLFGALGQFLAIAGLLILKSPVVVIAGFVPLFFDNATIGVYANNKGGLKACIVLPFVSGLLQVFGSALIAGWVGMAAYGGYLGMWDWAVVWPVMTGVMRILSFAGLAIVVIALLAIPQLQYRANRDTYFMEVEDYPRAKRMRAERARAGRAEQPDPDQAVPVPAKR; encoded by the coding sequence ATGGACGCGCTCTTGGCAATCTGGTCCTGGTTTGCAGACAACATCCTCACGCAGCCCGCCTATTTCATCGGTTGCATCGTCGTGGTGGGCTACGCCCTGCTCAAAAAGCCGATCTACGACATCATCGCCGGCTTCATCAAAGCCGTCATAGGCTATCAGATCCTGCTCGTCGGCTCCGGGGGGCTGGTGAGCGCGTTTCGCCCGGTGCTCGTGGGGCTGAAGGCGCGCTTCAATCTGTCGGCCATGGTCATCGATCCCTACTTCGGTCAGAACGCCGTTCAAGCCGGCATGGAGGACCCCCACGGGCCCGCGTTCATCGCCGGGCATACGTTTTCGAGCGTGATGTTTCTGCTGCTGTTCGCCTTCGTGCTCAATATCATCCTCGTCGCGCTCAAGCGCTACACGAAGTGTCGCGCCCTGTTCACCACCGGGCACGTCCAAGTGCAGCAGGCGACGACTGCGTTCTGGCTCGTGCTGTTCTGCTTTCCGCAGCTGAACGATGTCACCGTACTCGCTGTGATGACGGTGCTTCTGGGAGTGTACTGGGCGGTGGGCGCCAATCTGTGCATCGGCCCCACGCAGGACCTCACCGACGGCGCCGGGCTCACCATCGCCCATCAGCAGATGTTCGGCGTTTACGTTTCGAGCAGGATCGCCGCGTGGATGGGTACCCGATCAAAAAAGCGCCTGCGCAGGATCGAAGACATTCAGATGCCGGGATTCCTCAAGATCTTCAACGAGAATCTGGTGTCGACCGCCATCCTCATGACGGTGTTCTTCGGTGCGATCCTCGTTGTGCTCGGCAAGCCGTTTCTGGTGGAACAGCATTTCATGACCGAGAATCAGGATTTCCTGATGTACATCCTCACCACATCGTTCAGCTTCGCGGTGTATCTATCGATCTTGCAGCTCGGCGTCCGCACCTTTGTGACCGAGCTGACCAATTCGTTCCACGGCATCTCGTCCAAGCTGCTCAAGGGCTCTGTGCCCGGCGTCGACTGCGCGGTGACCTACGGCTTCGGATCGCCCAATGCCGTGACCGTGGGCTTCCTGTTCGGCGCTCTCGGCCAGTTTCTCGCCATCGCGGGGCTGCTCATCTTGAAGAGCCCGGTCGTGGTCATAGCCGGCTTCGTCCCGCTGTTCTTCGACAACGCGACCATCGGCGTGTACGCCAACAACAAGGGCGGTCTCAAGGCGTGCATCGTCTTGCCCTTCGTCTCGGGTCTGCTGCAGGTCTTCGGATCGGCGCTCATCGCGGGCTGGGTCGGCATGGCGGCATACGGCGGCTATCTGGGAATGTGGGACTGGGCGGTCGTGTGGCCCGTTATGACCGGCGTCATGCGGATCCTGTCGTTCGCGGGTCTCGCGATCGTTGTGATCGCTCTGCTCGCGATCCCGCAGCTGCAGTACCGCGCGAACAGGGACACGTACTTCATGGAGGTGGAGGACTATCCCCGCGCCAAGCGGATGCGCGCCGAGCGCGCTCGCGCAGGCCGCGCCGAGCAGCCCGATCCCGACCAGGCGGTGCCCGTGCCGGCGAAGCGCTAG
- a CDS encoding PTS sugar transporter subunit IIB encodes MNAKILVACANGAGTSLMMKMTVERVTKRLGMAVADIHHCALSEAVSSARQFDIVFAPLNFKDMYSEAESAGVCVIGLRNVLSDAEVEKHLVECGQVEKFKA; translated from the coding sequence ATGAATGCAAAGATCCTCGTCGCGTGCGCCAACGGAGCCGGAACGTCGCTCATGATGAAGATGACCGTCGAGCGCGTGACAAAACGGCTCGGCATGGCCGTCGCCGACATCCACCACTGCGCCCTCTCAGAGGCGGTCAGCTCGGCGCGCCAGTTTGATATCGTGTTCGCACCGCTCAACTTCAAGGATATGTACAGCGAGGCAGAAAGCGCCGGGGTGTGCGTGATCGGCCTGCGCAACGTCTTGTCCGATGCCGAGGTCGAGAAGCATCTGGTCGAGTGCGGCCAGGTGGAGAAGTTCAAGGCATAG
- the ulaG gene encoding L-ascorbate 6-phosphate lactonase: MSEISEMTRDKWIMSTFPEWGTWLTEEIDRTEVEPGSVSMWWLGCTGIWMKTPGDANITIDLWSGNGKRTHGNGKMAVGHQMANMAGVRDMQPNLRAIPFVIDPFAVEHVDAVLATHYHQDHMSKEFAAHVVRSAMMTRDESATEIPVPFVGPQKSVDTWVRWGVPQERCIVVHPGDVIRIKDLEIVVLDSFDRTCITTTDSTGADREELRGVCPMDMDEKAVNYLIRTPGGNIYHSGDSHYSIRFAAHGKQIARDYGGVDVAFGSYGCNPVGMQDKMESGDILRMAEGLKAKVVIPIHYDVWTNFQADLEEIKVLWQMRRDRLDYSFHPFFWEVGGHYTYPADRDRLAYHHDRGFHDCFEHEPNVPFPSVL, translated from the coding sequence ATGTCTGAGATATCCGAGATGACACGCGACAAGTGGATCATGAGCACGTTTCCCGAATGGGGCACCTGGCTCACCGAGGAGATCGATCGCACCGAGGTCGAGCCCGGGTCGGTCTCGATGTGGTGGTTGGGCTGCACCGGCATCTGGATGAAGACGCCGGGCGACGCGAACATCACCATCGATCTGTGGAGCGGTAACGGCAAGCGGACGCACGGAAACGGCAAGATGGCCGTCGGGCACCAGATGGCGAACATGGCCGGTGTTCGCGACATGCAGCCGAACCTGCGCGCCATTCCGTTTGTGATCGACCCGTTCGCCGTCGAGCACGTCGACGCCGTGCTCGCGACCCACTATCACCAAGACCATATGAGCAAGGAGTTCGCCGCCCACGTCGTGCGCAGCGCGATGATGACGCGCGACGAGAGCGCAACCGAGATCCCGGTTCCCTTCGTGGGACCGCAGAAGTCGGTCGACACGTGGGTCAGATGGGGGGTCCCGCAGGAGCGCTGCATCGTCGTTCATCCGGGAGACGTCATACGCATCAAGGACCTCGAGATAGTGGTCCTCGACTCGTTCGACCGCACGTGCATCACCACGACGGACTCCACCGGAGCGGACCGCGAGGAACTCCGGGGGGTCTGTCCGATGGATATGGATGAGAAGGCCGTGAACTACCTGATCCGCACGCCCGGTGGCAACATCTACCACAGCGGTGACTCGCATTATTCGATCCGCTTCGCCGCGCACGGCAAGCAGATCGCGCGCGACTACGGCGGCGTGGACGTGGCATTCGGCTCCTACGGATGCAATCCGGTGGGGATGCAGGACAAGATGGAGTCCGGGGACATCCTGCGCATGGCCGAGGGCCTCAAGGCCAAGGTCGTCATCCCCATCCACTACGACGTGTGGACGAACTTCCAGGCCGACCTCGAGGAGATCAAGGTCCTGTGGCAGATGCGCCGCGACCGCCTGGACTACAGCTTTCATCCATTTTTCTGGGAGGTGGGGGGTCACTATACCTACCCCGCGGACAGGGATCGCCTGGCGTATCACCATGACCGTGGGTTCCACGACTGCTTCGAGCACGAGCCCAACGTGCCGTTTCCCAGCGTCTTGTAG
- a CDS encoding L-ribulose-5-phosphate 3-epimerase, which yields MDPEYVLGMYEKAVPASLGWPARLRVARESGFDYVEISIDESDERLARLRWSADERRALARAVSETATPVSSMCLSAHRRYPLGARARSVRARSLDIMARAIDLACDLGVRTIQLAGYDVYYEPSDTGTRKRFAENLARVAEMAARSGVLLGFETMETPFMDTVEKAMRYVHEIGSPYLGVYPDIGNLTNASLRSGSPVADDIATGGGRIIACHCKETVAGAYREIAFGEGTTDYDGALAALVEQGVRRFVAEFWYVGSERWRQETSAAAAFVRARIEAALIGRGLSRPPAASCARTS from the coding sequence ATGGATCCGGAGTATGTACTCGGCATGTACGAGAAGGCCGTGCCGGCATCGCTGGGGTGGCCCGCCCGGCTGCGCGTCGCGCGCGAGAGCGGCTTTGACTACGTGGAGATCAGCATCGACGAGTCCGATGAGCGTCTGGCCCGTCTGCGATGGAGCGCCGATGAGCGGCGCGCGCTGGCCCGCGCGGTCAGCGAGACGGCCACGCCGGTCAGCTCGATGTGCCTGTCCGCGCATCGTCGCTATCCGCTGGGAGCCCGTGCGCGCTCCGTGCGCGCCCGCTCGCTCGATATCATGGCTCGCGCGATCGATCTCGCCTGCGATCTGGGCGTCCGCACGATCCAGCTCGCGGGCTACGACGTCTACTATGAGCCCTCCGATACCGGTACGCGAAAGCGCTTCGCCGAGAATCTCGCGCGCGTCGCGGAGATGGCGGCGCGCTCCGGGGTCCTGCTCGGTTTCGAGACGATGGAGACGCCGTTCATGGACACCGTCGAGAAGGCGATGAGGTATGTGCACGAGATCGGGAGCCCCTATCTGGGGGTCTATCCGGATATCGGCAATCTCACGAACGCCTCGCTGCGCTCTGGTTCGCCGGTGGCCGACGACATAGCGACCGGCGGCGGGCGCATCATCGCGTGCCACTGCAAGGAGACCGTTGCGGGAGCCTATAGGGAGATCGCGTTCGGCGAGGGCACCACGGACTACGACGGCGCCCTCGCCGCTCTCGTCGAACAAGGGGTTAGAAGATTTGTGGCCGAGTTCTGGTACGTCGGATCCGAGAGATGGCGCCAGGAGACGTCCGCGGCGGCGGCATTCGTGCGCGCCAGAATCGAGGCGGCTCTGATCGGCCGGGGTCTCAGCCGACCGCCAGCTGCGTCATGCGCTCGGACGTCTTGA
- a CDS encoding PocR ligand-binding domain-containing protein: MENGNYLKQLVALQDDMANLFNMAILIVDCFGHPVDKHSGRTAFCERVREDPELCRRCEKCDSRGGIEAMRLGVPYIYRCHFDIAEIAVPIVWEGSYLGAILAGEFKLRDSGGGCRPERVVSQLSQLPSAEFARYYGMLPIIDQDEVIKVSLFLLHLVGTLTSLFSMAERQAGAARGTDGFRGLAPFDRGFEAPAQRWSRNDPAAIAQTGSRERSPDEHLTRFDFTETLVHFPALKPALTYIMENFDENPKLPFLADLCHLSTCYFSRLFARAMGRPYSVFIHEIKITWGKDLLRKTDLSVADISFYLGYACPSYFIQRFKAATNLTPGEYRRFAVKTSERMTQLAVG, translated from the coding sequence ATGGAGAATGGGAACTACCTCAAGCAACTGGTCGCGCTGCAAGATGATATGGCAAACCTCTTCAACATGGCGATACTGATCGTGGACTGCTTCGGCCATCCGGTGGACAAGCACAGCGGCAGGACCGCCTTCTGCGAGAGGGTCCGGGAGGATCCCGAGCTGTGCCGGCGATGCGAGAAGTGCGACTCCCGCGGCGGCATCGAGGCGATGCGCCTCGGCGTGCCCTACATCTACCGCTGCCATTTCGACATCGCCGAGATCGCCGTGCCGATCGTCTGGGAGGGCAGCTACCTGGGCGCGATACTCGCCGGGGAGTTCAAGCTCAGAGATTCCGGCGGAGGCTGCCGGCCGGAGCGCGTGGTCTCCCAGCTCTCCCAGCTGCCGAGCGCCGAGTTCGCGCGCTACTACGGCATGCTGCCCATCATCGATCAAGACGAGGTCATCAAGGTCTCATTGTTTCTGCTTCACCTCGTGGGCACGCTGACGTCGCTGTTCAGCATGGCCGAGCGCCAGGCGGGTGCGGCGCGAGGGACTGACGGCTTTCGCGGCCTCGCTCCGTTCGACAGGGGTTTCGAGGCTCCCGCGCAGCGATGGTCGCGCAACGACCCCGCCGCGATCGCCCAGACCGGCTCGCGTGAGCGATCGCCTGATGAGCACCTCACGAGATTCGACTTCACCGAGACGCTCGTGCATTTCCCCGCGCTCAAGCCGGCGCTCACCTATATCATGGAGAACTTCGACGAGAATCCCAAGCTGCCGTTTCTCGCCGATCTGTGCCATCTGAGCACCTGCTATTTCAGCAGGCTCTTCGCGCGCGCCATGGGGAGGCCCTATTCGGTCTTCATCCATGAGATCAAGATAACCTGGGGCAAGGATCTGCTCCGAAAAACCGATCTGAGCGTCGCCGATATCAGCTTCTATCTGGGATACGCCTGCCCCAGCTACTTCATTCAGCGCTTCAAGGCGGCGACCAACCTCACGCCGGGCGAGTACCGCCGCTTCGCCGTCAAGACGTCCGAGCGCATGACGCAGCTGGCGGTCGGCTGA
- a CDS encoding glycerol dehydrogenase, with the protein MRKAFICPTKYVQGEDELLNLGYFVTTFGKKGLVIIDQEVYDIVKPKLEQTKKNFDIDLYIGIFNGECSREEIARLKKVSADESCDCTIGIGGGKTLDTAKCVAEGEALIICPTIAATDAPTSHSAVVYHEDGTFDDYFYFKQSPSVILIDTTTIAGAPVRFLVSGMGDALATYFEARNTFRANANVNAGLPCGYLTKQTAPAKSTLSAQVLAHACYRNLLEYGEQARDANARHVVTPALEAIIETNILLSGLGFESGGLSAAHAIYDGFTIYKGSKHMYHGEEVAFGTLAMLVMQGAEQSEIKEVLDFCLAVGLPVTLADIGAESITDDELLAVAEKACIPEESVHSIPFAVDPLMVKNAIIAADEIGKNYREHGRLA; encoded by the coding sequence ATGAGAAAAGCTTTTATCTGCCCGACGAAATACGTGCAGGGTGAAGACGAACTGCTCAACCTGGGCTACTTCGTCACAACGTTCGGCAAGAAGGGCCTGGTCATCATCGACCAAGAGGTCTACGACATCGTCAAACCGAAGCTCGAGCAGACCAAGAAGAATTTCGATATCGATCTGTACATCGGCATCTTCAACGGCGAGTGCTCCCGCGAGGAGATCGCCAGGTTGAAGAAGGTCTCGGCTGACGAGTCGTGCGACTGCACGATCGGAATCGGCGGAGGCAAGACGCTCGACACCGCGAAATGCGTCGCCGAGGGCGAAGCGCTCATCATCTGCCCCACGATTGCCGCGACCGATGCGCCGACGAGCCACTCCGCCGTGGTCTATCATGAGGACGGCACGTTCGACGACTACTTCTACTTCAAGCAGAGCCCCTCGGTCATCCTGATCGACACCACGACCATCGCGGGGGCCCCGGTGCGCTTTCTCGTCTCGGGCATGGGCGACGCGCTGGCGACCTATTTCGAGGCGCGCAACACGTTCCGCGCCAACGCGAACGTCAACGCGGGTCTTCCCTGCGGATACCTCACCAAGCAGACCGCACCGGCCAAGTCCACCTTGAGCGCTCAGGTGCTCGCGCACGCGTGCTATCGCAACCTGCTCGAATACGGCGAGCAGGCACGGGACGCCAACGCGCGCCATGTCGTGACGCCCGCGCTCGAGGCGATCATCGAGACGAACATCCTGCTGTCCGGACTCGGTTTCGAATCCGGTGGTCTGTCGGCGGCTCACGCGATCTATGACGGATTCACGATCTACAAGGGATCCAAGCACATGTACCACGGCGAGGAGGTCGCCTTCGGCACGCTCGCCATGCTCGTCATGCAAGGTGCCGAGCAAAGCGAGATCAAAGAGGTCCTCGACTTCTGCCTGGCGGTCGGTCTGCCCGTCACGCTCGCCGACATCGGCGCCGAGTCGATCACCGACGATGAGCTGCTGGCCGTCGCCGAGAAGGCGTGCATACCCGAGGAATCGGTGCACTCCATCCCGTTCGCGGTCGATCCCCTGATGGTCAAGAACGCCATCATCGCAGCCGATGAGATCGGGAAGAACTATCGGGAGCACGGCCGTCTGGCCTGA
- the dhaK gene encoding dihydroxyacetone kinase subunit DhaK has product MKKLINSCECVLEEMIEGTLKASDGALRRLSSTNVLVRADAPVKGKVALVSGGGSGHEPAHAGYVGAGMLDAAVCGEVFTSPTPDQVYQAIKAVDSGSGTLLIVKNYTGDVMNFEMAKGLAAAEGIDVEMVVVNDDVAVEDSSFTAGRRGICGTVLVHKCAGAKADMGGSLAEVKAVAEKVIAGVRSMGMATEPSVVPANGKPNFTLADDEIEIGIGIHGEPGTHREKIKSADATVDELLGIILADMDLRADDEVAPILNGMGGTPLMELDILYNHLHDALEAKGFKVVHPLVGNYMTSIEMKGFSITLLKLDEELKELLGYKSYAPAMRV; this is encoded by the coding sequence ATGAAAAAGCTCATCAACAGCTGCGAATGCGTTCTCGAAGAGATGATCGAGGGAACGCTCAAGGCATCCGATGGCGCGCTGCGTCGCCTCAGCTCGACCAATGTGCTCGTGCGCGCCGACGCCCCCGTCAAAGGCAAGGTCGCCCTCGTGAGCGGTGGCGGCTCAGGTCATGAGCCGGCCCATGCCGGATATGTCGGCGCCGGCATGCTCGACGCCGCCGTGTGCGGGGAGGTCTTCACCTCGCCGACCCCCGATCAGGTCTACCAGGCCATCAAAGCGGTCGACTCGGGCTCCGGTACGCTGCTGATCGTCAAGAACTACACCGGCGATGTCATGAACTTCGAGATGGCCAAGGGCCTCGCCGCCGCCGAGGGCATCGATGTCGAGATGGTCGTGGTCAACGACGACGTCGCGGTCGAGGACAGCTCCTTCACCGCCGGACGCCGCGGAATCTGCGGCACGGTGCTCGTTCACAAGTGCGCCGGCGCCAAGGCCGATATGGGCGGATCGCTCGCCGAGGTCAAAGCCGTCGCCGAGAAGGTCATCGCCGGCGTGCGCAGCATGGGCATGGCAACCGAGCCCTCCGTGGTGCCCGCCAACGGCAAGCCGAACTTCACCCTCGCCGACGATGAGATCGAGATCGGCATCGGCATCCACGGCGAGCCGGGCACCCATCGCGAGAAGATCAAGAGCGCCGACGCGACCGTCGATGAGCTGCTCGGGATCATTCTGGCCGATATGGATCTGCGCGCGGACGACGAGGTCGCACCGATTCTCAACGGCATGGGAGGCACGCCTCTCATGGAGCTCGACATCCTCTACAACCATCTGCACGATGCGCTTGAGGCCAAGGGCTTCAAGGTGGTCCATCCGCTCGTGGGCAACTACATGACCTCGATCGAGATGAAGGGATTCTCGATCACCCTGCTGAAGCTCGATGAGGAGCTGAAGGAGCTGCTCGGGTATAAGTCGTATGCACCGGCGATGCGCGTCTGA